The nucleotide sequence tcttctttctcttctcttctcttctcttctcttctcttctcttctcttctcttctcttctcttctcttttctccctcctttacCTGTTCTTGCTCCTCTCAGCCTGAACATTTCGAGCTTTCCTGTGCAGTTTCTGATTAAAAGACTGGGATTCATTCATTTTTGTCAGGATTTAATAGCTATCGGCACTCACAGTGAGGGGAGTTTTGCCTTCCCCGATGATGCCCACATGACCTTTTCTGGTTACTCAACCAGAGAGGGTAAGGGCAGTTCACACCCCACAACTTCTCgttcctcagctccctgcactttcttattctgtctttttaaagtGCAGATGCTGCGGGAAAACTGAGCTACTCTGCGCTCTTGCAGGATGAACTCCACAGCCCTCCCCTCTCACGCGGGTGCTCggacaaaaatacaaattaaaaaaaaaaaaaaaaaagagagagagagcgcTACGAGACCTCTCGCACGAACGCCGGGCAATGAGCGGAGCCGCTGCCTGCGGCGTGGCCACCGCTGCGTCCCCTCCTCCTGGGGACCGACCCGCGCATCCCCGCATCCCAGCGGGACCGACCCGCGCATCCCCGCATCCCAGCGGGACCGACCCGCGCATTCCCGCATCCCAGCGGCACCGACCCGCGCATCCCCGCATCCCAGCGGGACTGCTCCTCTCATCCACTCATCCCAGCGGGTCCAATCCGAGCATTCCCGCATCCCAGCGGGACTGCTCCGCTCATCCACGCATCCCAGCGGGTCCAACCCGCGCATTCCCGCATCCCAGCGGGTCCGACCCGCGCATTCCCGCATCCCAGCGGGACTGCTCCGCTCATCCCCGCATCCCAGCGGGACTGCTCCGCGCATCCCCGCATCCCGGCGGGTCCCATCCACGCATCCCGGCGGCCAGCGGGTCCAACCCGCGCATTCCCGCAGCCCGGCGGGCGGAGGCGCTGGCGCGGTGCCTTCCCTGCCCCGCCTGAACCCTCTCATGACCCGCCTGCCCCGCGGGCTccgcgggcagggccggggcagCCGCCCCACCTCACCCCACCCAGGGCTCCCATTGGCGCGGATGAAAGTCCAGCACCTCGGGCTGCTATAAATGCACCTATGCGCGCCCGGGGGCCGGCACCGCGGCCATGGCCGGCTGtagcatcctcctcctcctcctcgtccgCCGGCGGCTCCCCGCCCGCACCTGCGGCCGCGCCGCGTCCTCGCTGAGCGCTCTGCGGCCGGCGGAGACGCTGCCCGGGCCGCCCAGCTGGCCGCTGATGGGCAGCCTGCCCGACGTGCTCTGGAAGGGGGGGCTCAAGAGGCAGCACGAGACCCTGGTGAGGcggcagggatgggatggggatgggatgaggatgaggatgggatgaggatgaggatggggatgggatgaggatggggatggggatgggatgaggaTGCCGCGCCGCGGAGCGCCCCGCACTCACGGCGGGTTTCTCGCTCTCCCCAGGCTCAGTACCACCGCAGGTTCGGGAAGATTTTCCGCATGAAGCTGGGCGCCTTCGACTCGGTGCACATCGCGGCGCCCTGCCTGCTGGAGGCTCTGTACCGCCGCGAGAGCGACTGCCCCCAGCGCCTCGAGATCAAGCCCTGGAAAGCATATCGCGACTATCGCGACGAGGCCTACGGGCTGCTCATCCTGTGAGTGGTGCCCGCAGCATCCCGGAGGTGCCCGGAGTGGCTGCCCGGGTTCCGGTGCCCGGGGGATGCTCCGCGGGGATCGGCGGTCCCGGGGGTCCCGGGCTGCCCCCGAGCGTGGCTGGGGCTCGTCCCCGTCCCGAGGATGCCCCGGTTGTGCCGTCGGTGCCGTGCAGCATCAGCAGTGcgggtttggggtttttctgttctcattctTCTCGGAGCTTTTCTCTCTCTAAGCTCGCTGTGGTTGTTTCatgcagggagggaaaggactGGCAGAGGGTAAGAAGTGCCTTTCAGAAGAAACTGATGAAGCCCCGGGAAGTTGTGAAACTGGACACGACGATCAATGAGGTACCGTGCCCTGAGAAATCCTTTCTCTCTCCCGCTCCCCTGCAAGCCTGGGGAGCTGAAGCAGATCCGGTTTATCTGGACAGCTTTATTTCCTCCACAGTGATCAACCACGAGCTCAGACTCAGAACATTCAGGGAATAACGAGTACAAACTGATTGCCAGGGTCTGAGACCACGCAGAAACCTGGAGATGAGAGTGTCCCCACAGAAAAACAGGATTATTCCATaaggacacagctcctgcaaagagcttttccctgcttttcctgcatgCAGTAGCTCTTGCCTTTACCCTCCGTTCTTCTACTCCTCAGGGAACCCCTCTGTCCTTAACCTCTGTGCTCCCGAGGGAGGCTGAGGAGCATCTGTGACAAACACCTTAATCCCCAGTTGTGAAACACTCTGGAGTGAGGGATTGCATCCCTGCGAGGGCAGCACAGTTCATGGAAGCACCCGAGCTGTGTCACATCCACACACTGTTCACACAGGGGGAAGCTGAATCTTGTTCAAAGAACAGGGAACAAGAGGATTCCTCTCATGCAAGATTGTTATCTGCTTAAAAGGCAGTTGAAATGCTGAATTACACCGGATTTTTATTAGCTGATGTAATTTtattcccttcttttctctctcttctctgcacCGTTTAGGTCCTGGAGGACTTTATGTACAGAATCGATGAAATCTGTGACCACAATGGCCAGATGGAAGATGTCTATTCAGAATTCAACAAATGGTCTTTTGAAAGTGAGTCGGGTTTTGCCTGAGTGTGGTGCACCTGCCAGGGCATTGCAGTTAAAATATGATCAGGGATGAATGTGTTGGCTGATTATTTCCAAACTCTCAGCAATAATATCATGGAAAGAGAGTTGCAGAACAGCCAGGGACTGTCATGGCATAATTCATCAGCACAAATATAAATTTCTGCCTAGCTACCTGCCTGGCTTACAAAACATCAAACATTCCAATGATTTATAAATCAAAAAATTGGGTGGGGGTTATGGTTCACTTATCTAGAGTGGGGTCAGATAGCACACAGCCTTTTTTGTCCATCTGATACCTGTTAACTATCAGCAGGATCAGTGAAATATTCCAATAACAgagtgctggctgcaggcaaAGCCTGGAGAATCCCATTTCCAATGTTTGCACTGGGATTGAGAAGGGCTGGAACGAGTTACCAAGACAGAGCCTCATCCTCAGGAACCTCTCAGAGCTCACTGAGCAGTGTGCCAGGGATGACACAGGGCAGAAAGTGGCTGAGTGACTCCCAAAAATAGGATGGTTGGGTGTAGTGGCTGATCCAGCCCTGCCAACCCCAACTGCTCTTGGCTGGCTCctctcagcagcctctgggctgagctcctcaaagtggtttttttttttccattgtcaGCGGTGATGGCTGTTTTTGGAAAGGGAGCAATAGGAAGTGacagtttgaaaagaaatgggaaaaaaagagaagtgggAAAGGTGCAGGGTGggatgctggcagtgcctgcagtgctctggggctgtgggaaggagtgggcagtgctgtgggagaTGCCTCCTCAAGCCCTGTCCTCCTGCCACTCGGTTTTCTTCAGGACAGTCACCAAAtatgagccaaatctcagctctgctctcctgagggGATCAGTGGCACCCCTCATTtgggcagaaatgctgctggggctggaggtgctgcacaagggctgctctgccaggtcTGCACCAGGGAACACTCTCAGGAGGTTCACCCAAGCCATTCCTGGATGATAAATGATGCATCCCACACGGCCTTTTGTTCATAAATTTAATTATAATGTTGCCTGATCACAGGTATCTGTCTGGTGCTCTATGGAAAGAGGTTtggcctcctgcagcaggacgTAGAAGAAGAAAGTCTGAACTTCATCAAGGCTGTAAAAACGGTATGGAAGGGtctctcctggggctgtggtggATTTTTACCCCTGCTGTTAATGAGAGGCAGCAATTTAAAGGAgtcaggaaaaagcagctgtaCCCAACTGGTGCCCAGCTAATCCTGAATTTCTGCCTCCTTTATGCAATGCCTCAGTCTGTTGTGATAAAGCAGACAGGACGCAGTTTCTCCGTGCAGGAAAAGCCActttttattcacatttttgtACAGTTTTCACTGAATTAATGTGCAACTTTAATTGGTTAATAGCTTTCTTGCCAATTACCCTGTTGGTTAGTAAAAGGTATTTCTCTCTATTCTTGAattgtttattttggtttttttttttcactgattcTCATGAGACAGATCCCTGGTTATTACAGGTgcactttgtttttctccccaggAATAGTTAATTGCTGTGTTAATGAACTCTCTCAAGCTGTTACACACAGGAACTTGCGAGCTGCTGTTGGTTTAGCTGAGGTAGCTGAGCTACTCCGTGCTTGATAAGattttttaatgacaattttTACCTGTCTGCACCATCAGTGTGGCAGGGGAATGCTGAGAGGCCAccagggcagccctgagggAGAGCTGTCAGCTTGGCTGgagcctctgctcctctgtgggGAGGGCACCTGCAGGGTGGGACcgtgcctggctctgcaggtgctggctgtggggtcagagctgctgtgctggggctccAGGGGCCAAACCTGCCTCCCTTCAGCATCAcacacagccagccagccctgcctggggttCTAGCTCAtctctgggcccctcagtttgggagggacattgagatgcttgagcgtgtccaaaggagagcaacgaggctggtgaggggcttggaacacaaaccgtGTGAGGAgcgactgagagagctgggattgtttagcctggagaaaaggagactcagaggtgaccttatcactctcttcaccttcctgaagggtggctgtgctgagctggggtcGGGCTCTTTCTCCGGGcaacaacagacagaacaagaggacacagtctcaagctgtgccaagggagatacaggctggaattaaggaggaagtttttcacagaaagagtggtcaaatactggaatcatctgcccagggaggtggtggagtcaccatccctggatgtgttcaaaaaaagactggatgtggcacttagtgccatgacctggttgagctgttagaacatgggttggactcgatgatctgaaaggtcccttccaacctagaaattctgtgattctgtgattctgtgatctcttGTCAAGGGAGAGGGAGGCATTGCCAAAAAATGCCTTGTCCCACCCCAACAGGTGCCTGAAACCAAGGAGGCTCCTTGGTTTCAGtctccctcctggctgcccctgATTTTTACCTGGATATGTCCTCAGTAGACTGAGAGCCATCCTCTCTGcccaggagggaaaatccaCCGGAATTTTGCCTTCCTGAAAAcctccctctgcttcccaggggctgcagggagagggatgaAAAGAGATTAAAGAGGGATTTTCCCCCACAGATGATGGCCACCTTCGGGGTGATGATGGTGACCCCTGTGGAGCTGCACAAGGGGCTCAACACCAAAGTCTGGCAAGCTCACACCAAAGCCTGGGATGATATATTTAAAACAGGTCATTATTTAACCCCAATTTATCTCCTTTCCCTTTATCTCTGTCTTCTCCTTGCTGGAATTGATTTTTCCATACTTGCTGCTGTTaatccctgccctcagcatggATTAAAGCACATTTGCTGCACCTAAACAGGGATTATTCCCATGTGGGAGCAGTTTTTGGTGACTAACAACCAGGCTGTGGGGCAATACCCAATTCCCAGGGAAATCCCAGGATTCTGGGAGCCAGCAGAGTCACGGCACCACTTTAGCCTGTcctaaaaggaaattaaaaatgtataatcTCTTTAAAGGCAAGGGTATAAATGAAAAGGGACTTCCCTCAAAGATTCATTTTCTTGAGGAACAAGAATTGTGCACGCAGCAAAAACCTGTTtgctaaaaaaagagaaattctaGCTTTTCTGAACAACCTGTACCATAGCTGTAAATCTTAAACCAGAAGTAATTTGAATAATAAGGTGCAGTTTGGCTTTTTGACAACATTTTTTGAATGTTGTTGAACTATTTAAAATGAGTTGGCCTTCCAAGTTTAAAAATTGCTCAAACTCCAGATATgaagtttgtatttttagtgttttaaaatttcattgaTTTAAACAGTGAGAGGCATAACTAAAAGTTGAGAAAGTTTTTGGAAGGTTGTAATATTTCCCTTGGGTATTTGAGTCCCAAGGCTTTTTATCCTGCCATTCATTTTATTGCTTCTTGGTTTATGGGCTTCAGGAAAGACACTTTAAACCagttttcctcagaaaaacCAGTTTGACACCTTCACTTAAAATGAATAATTCCTTAGAGGAGCTGGTGTTAATAGCTGGGATACTCACGAGCAAAacctgtttctttttatttaaaaaccccCAGCATGTCAACATTTGGCATCTCTTTGTGCCTTCCCCCGGTAAACCCAAGGTTTACATTTCCCCTCGGGGGTTCTGGGTGCTAAATCCCTTTGATTTTTAACACCTCGATCCCCTTTGAAAACCCCAGGTGATAATTTTACACACTCGAGTTTCTGTTTGCTGAACATTTCCCTCAACGTGCCACTGATTTCCTCCCCTGATTGAGGAGAGTTGAATTCCTAAGAGCTCCTCCTCTGCTGAAAAGCCATTTTTGGGACTGAGCTCGTGTGAAGAGTGCCAGCACCATTCTTTATTCACTGGAAATACCCTCAGTATTTACCCACTGCTTGCAAACAGAGCGCAGCTTGGCACTTTAAACCCTGCTGAGAAAGGTGGCTTTGCTGGCGTTTCCCTGGGATTCTGAGTGATTTTCcctcatccctgccctcctcagccaAGCACTCCATCGACAGCCGCCTGCAGAAGCACTCGGCCGACCCGCAGGGGGATTTTCTGTGTGACATCTACTCGGGGGGACAGCTGTCCAGGAAGGAGCTGTACGCGGCCATCGCCGAGCTGCAGATCGCCGGCGTGGAGACGGTACCGGCACGGGCCCAGGGCTCAGATCCCCCCAGTTTCTTGGGGTCCAACCCTCCCCCAGTCCCCTCCTTGGGGtttaaatcccacccagttCCCTCCTTGGGGCTCAAACCCCCCCAGTTCCCTCCTTAGGGTTTAAatcttccccagctccctccttaGCTGCAGATCCCCACCCTGGAGACGGTACCGGGATGGGCCCAGGGCTCAGATTCCCCCACCCCAATTCCTTGGGGTCCAACCCTCCCCCAGTTCCCTCCTTGGGGTTTAAATCCTCCCCAGTTCCCTCCTTGGCTGCAGATTGCCAGCAGTAGAGACGGTACCGGGAGGTGCCCAGGGTCCAAACCTCTCCAGTTCCCTCCTTAGGGTCCAACACCACCCCCCAGTTCCCTCCTTGGGGCTCAGATCCCCCCAGTTCCCTCCTTGGGGCTCAGATCCCCCCAGTTCCCTCCTTGGGGTTCAAATTACCCCACTTCCCTCCTTAGCTGCAGATCCCTGGCATGGAGATGGTAACCAGGATGTGCTCAGGGTTCAGATCCCCCCAGTTCCCTCCTTAGGGTTTAAATTCCCCCCAGTTTACATTCCCCCAATTCCCTCCTTAGCTGCAGATCACCAAGGAGGAGATGGTAAAGCTGATTTTCCAAGGGCTTACATTCCTTCCAGTTCCCCCCTTCCTTCCACAACCTGACCACCAGCACACCTGGAAGTGAGTTCATCCTGAAGTGGCATTAGAAGCCCAAGTGCAAATGGATTTTGACCTGAAATCCCCAAATTTTGACCTGAAATCCCCgaatttttaattctgcagGACAGCTGGGACTGCTCATAACCCCTCAGGCTGCCAAAATTCCATAAAGCTGCAAATTCTATTCCAGCCAGAAACGTTGCTTTGAGCTTTGGGGAAATTCTTCCTTCTGTGCCTACAAAAGGAGAGCTTCACCTTTCTTTGTGCTTTGTTCCAGACAGCCAACAGTTTGCTGTGGGCTCTGTACAACCTCTCCCGCAATCCACAGGCCCAGCAGAAGCTTTTCCAGGAAATCCAGAGAGTTCTGGCTGCTCAGGAGAGCCCGAGTGCTGAGAGCCTGAGGAACATGCCCTACCTAAAAGCCTGTCTGAAAGAATCCATGAGgtaaaatccccaaatccttcAGAACAATCACCGAGTGTTTCACCAGCTTCTTGGTAcgagggagaaagaattttccAGCACACAGAATTTTGTCCATCTTGCTGTTAGAGGAGAATAGGAGAgatgaaagaagggaaattgCTGGGATTTTAAGCCACTGTTCTCTTTCCCTGCAGGTTAACCCCATCAGTGCCTTTCACCACCCGCACCATCGACACAGAAATGGTTCTGGGAAATTACATGCTGCCCAAAGGGGTAAGGCAATTAATTCCAGTTATTGGGatggtttttaatttattcattgcCCTTTAAGCCACAGAAGCTGCTCATATTTCAGTTTCAAACTGGCTCTGCCAAAGTACCAGCCCCAGGACAAGGAATGAGGGGTTCACCCCAAGGATTCCCATAAACACAAACCCACACCTGCCTGCACTGCAGTTGGACTTAGACAGAAATATTtgcctgaaataattttgatgtGCTAttccagctttatttttttttcaaattttcccACGATTCTCTGAGGAAACCACAACCTTTTCTACGTCCCAATTGATTTTTTGGGAATTCCTTGACCTCTCCTGaggaagctgctgtgctgtgaaaaacacattcCCTTTcttgtgaaaatttaaaaagtttattaaaggacaataggagacaagGACTACAGAGCAAAGGTTATTATGGCTGGGTGCATCTTGGTACTTGTTATTTTGGGAACACTTTTTATCTACTATTTCTATTATATTCATTTGTTACATATTCATAAACAATCACGCATAgtaaactttttctttaaactattttacatattttaagaaCTGTTTGGCATGgctcttgtttgcttttatgtgTATtctttggttgtggtttttagcctatttttattacttttattttaatccttttaGTTTTTGGGCTTTGGTCTGCACTTTTCAGCTGTGAGAGTTGATAGCTGGTATATCTGTAGCAGGTGTCTTCTTCATATGTTCATTGgatgttattttatttaagtaGGAATTTTAACCAAGCACAGCTATTTCACTACTATGTCCCAGCTTCATTAACAACAGGAATAAAAACTTCTTTATAACAGAGTCACTCTAACCTCACACATACAGAATCCACTTCAATATTTGCCAGAATATTATACAATATAATGCTGTGTATTAGCCAATACaatgaaatgtatttatgaCACGTGCCACGATTCCCCACCGCGGAGCCGGGGGTGCCTTTGTGACCTGtcctctgtcctgccctgctgcagacGGTGCTGATGATCAACAGCCACGCCCTGGGCTGCAGCGAGGACTATttcaggggctgggcagagttcaGACCTGAGCGCTGGCTGCACAGGggctccatccatcccttctCCCACGTGCCCTTCGGCGTCGGCAGGAGGATGTGCGTGGGGCGCCGCCTGGccgagctgcagctgcacctggCCCTCTGCTGGGTAAGCACCCCAAAAAGGGAACTGGGGGGGGTttgtgctccagctgggcactggcagagcccagcacgcTGGTTGTGGCCGCAGCTCTCCTCACAgtgggcagcaggcacagccttcCCAAGGATTCCTcctggagagagcagcaggcacagcattCCCAAGGATTCctcctggggagagcagcaggcacagcattCCCAAGGATTCCTcctggagagagcagcaggcacagcattCCCAAGGATTCCTCTTGGGGAGAGCGGCAGGCACAGCCTTCCCAAGGATTCctcctggggagagcagcaggcacagcattCCCAAGGATTCCTCTTGGGGAGAGCGGCAGGCACAGCCTTCCCAAGGATTCctcctggggagagcagcaggcacagccttcccaaggattccctgggagcagcagcaagcttCCCAGAtctctggggagagcagcaggcacagcattCCCAAGGATTCctcctggggagagcagcaggcacagccttcCCAAGGATTCCTcttggggaaggcagggagaaagctcagaggagaagagaaacaaTCCTTACCTCTGTTCACTGCTCgtgtttggcacatgtggaatgggttatggagattgtttatgGAGAGTGAGCTCTCAATTGGACACGGTGGTGGCTGTTTGGATTGACTGGGCAGCTGGGTGGAAGCTGTGTGCTGACTGAAAGGGTCATGatacagtatatatatatatatatatatatatatatatatacagtgTATATATCGCGATAGGGTATGGTTTTGGGGATAGTGCAGTGTTGTGTGGCTGAACCAGGCGACTGCTCAGCCCTCTGAGGGAGGCagtcagagcagctgctcctgccagggccctgccctgagggctgtgcctgtgtccctgcagctgatCCGCAGGTACCGCGTGCTGGCCACCGACCGGGCACCGCTGCAGACGCTGCACTCGGGGATCCTCGTCCCGGGCCGGGCGCTGCCCATCGCCCTCCAGCCACGAGCAggtgggcacacacacacacctgggcacacacaggcacctgggcacacacacacacacctgggcacacacacacacacacacacctgggctctgcttgggcacacacacacacacacctgggtaCACAcaggcacctgggcacacacacacacacctgggcacacacctgggcacacacctgggctctacctgggcacacacctgggctctacctgggcacacacatgcacctgggcacacacacacacacgggcacacacacacacacacacacctgggctctgcttgggcacacacacacacacacacacctgggcacacacacacacacacctgggctctgcttgggcacacacacacacacctgggcacacacacacacacacacacacacacacacacacctgggcagaCACAcacccctgggctctgcctgggtgcacaaacacacacctgggcacacacacaccacgcacctgggcacacacacacacacctgggcagacacacacacctgggctctgcctgggcacacacacacacacctgggcagacacacacacctgggctctacctgggcacacacatgcacctgggcacacacacacgggcacacacacacacctgggcacacacacacacacacacacacacacacacacacacacacacacacacctgggctctgcttgggcacacacacacacacacctgggcacacacacacacacacctgggctctgcttgggcacacacacacagctgggcacacacacacacacacacctgggcagaCACAcacccctgggctctgcctgggtgcacaaacacacacctgggcacacacacaccacgcacctgggcacacacacacacacctgggcagacacacacacctgggctctgcctgggcacacacacacacacctgggcagaCACAcacccctgggctctgcctgggtgcacaaacacacacctgggcacacacacacaaacctgggcacacacacaccacgcacctgggcacacacacacacacctgggcagaCACAcacccctgggctctgcctgggcacacacacacacacctgggcagacacacacacctgggctctgcctgggcacacacacacacacctgggcagacacacacacctgggctctgcctgggcacacacacacacacctgggcacacacacacacctgggcacacacacacacacacacacacacacacacctgggctctgcctgggcacacacacacacacctgggcacacacacacacctgtgttcctgtgctccagcacactgcaggctctgctggcacctgggctgggatttctgTGGCAATGGGAGGGTAGAAAGGTGATGTCTGTCTGCTCTTCATTCTCACAGGGCCAGAGCCACCCTGAGTGTTTATTTTAACAAATGGATGCTGTCCCAGTTCAGTGT is from Serinus canaria isolate serCan28SL12 chromosome 20, serCan2020, whole genome shotgun sequence and encodes:
- the LOC103818886 gene encoding 1,25-dihydroxyvitamin D(3) 24-hydroxylase, mitochondrial; its protein translation is MAGCSILLLLLVRRRLPARTCGRAASSLSALRPAETLPGPPSWPLMGSLPDVLWKGGLKRQHETLAQYHRRFGKIFRMKLGAFDSVHIAAPCLLEALYRRESDCPQRLEIKPWKAYRDYRDEAYGLLILEGKDWQRVRSAFQKKLMKPREVVKLDTTINEVLEDFMYRIDEICDHNGQMEDVYSEFNKWSFESICLVLYGKRFGLLQQDVEEESLNFIKAVKTMMATFGVMMVTPVELHKGLNTKVWQAHTKAWDDIFKTAKHSIDSRLQKHSADPQGDFLCDIYSGGQLSRKELYAAIAELQIAGVETTANSLLWALYNLSRNPQAQQKLFQEIQRVLAAQESPSAESLRNMPYLKACLKESMRLTPSVPFTTRTIDTEMVLGNYMLPKGTVLMINSHALGCSEDYFRGWAEFRPERWLHRGSIHPFSHVPFGVGRRMCVGRRLAELQLHLALCWLIRRYRVLATDRAPLQTLHSGILVPGRALPIALQPRAGCKK